One Cervus canadensis isolate Bull #8, Minnesota chromosome 13, ASM1932006v1, whole genome shotgun sequence DNA segment encodes these proteins:
- the LOC122451848 gene encoding poly(A) polymerase alpha-like, which yields MPLPVTTQGSQQTQPPQKHYGITSPFSLAAPKETDCLLTQKLVETLKPFGVFEEEEEMQRRILILGKLNNLVKEWIREISESENLPQSVIENVGGKMFTFGSYRSGVHTKGADTDALCVVPRHVGQSDFFTSFYDKLKLQEEVKDLRAVEEAFVPVIKLCFDGIEIDILFARLALQTIPEDLDLTADSLLKNLDIRCIRSLNSCRVTDEILHLVPNIDNFRLTLRAIKLWAKRHNIYSNILGFLGGVSCAMLVARTCQLYPNAIALTLVQKFFLVFSKWYVFRLY from the coding sequence ATGCCACTTCCAGTTACAACACAGGGATCACAGCAAACTCAGCCGCCACAGAAGCACTATGGCATTACTTCTCCCTTCAGCTTAGCAGCCCCCAAGGAGACTGACTGCCTACTCACACAGAAGCTAGTGGAGACTCTGAAGCCCTTTGGGGTTtttgaagaggaagaggaaatgcaGCGCAGGATCTTAATTTTGGGAAAATTAAATAACCTGGTAAAAGAGTGGATACGAGAAATCAGTGAAAGCGAGAATCTTCCACAATCTGTAATTGAAAATGTTGGTGGGAAAATGTTTACATTTGGCTCTTATAGATCAGGAGTACATACAAAAGGTGCTGATACTGATGCATTGTGTGTTGTACCAAGACATGTTGGTCAAAGTGATTTTTTCACCTCGTTCTATGATAAGTTGAAATTACAGGAAGAAGTAAAAGATTTAAGAGCTGTTGAAGAGGCATTTGTACCAGTTATCAAACTGTGTTTTGATGGGATAGAGATTGATATTTTGTTTGCAAGATTAGCACTGCAGACTATTCCAGAAGACTTGGACTTAACAGCTGACAGTCTGCTTAAAAATTTAGATATAAGATGTATAAGAAGTCTTAACAGTTGCAGGGTAACCGATGAAATTTTACATCTAGTACCAAACATTGACAACTTCAGGTTAACCCTGAGAGCTATCAAACTGTGGGCCAAACGCCACAACATCTATTCCAATATATTAGGTTTCCTCGGTGGTGTTTCCTGCGCTATGCTAGTAGCAAGAACTTGCCAGCTTTATCCAAATGCGATAGCATTAACTCTTGTACAGAAATTTTTCTTGGTATTTTCTAAATGGTATGTGTttagattatattaa